A genomic region of Christiangramia sp. OXR-203 contains the following coding sequences:
- the ruvA gene encoding Holliday junction branch migration protein RuvA — MIHHLKGQLIEKNPTYVVIGCNGIGYTVNISLHTFSLIPESEAISLYTYLQVKEDSHTLYGFIEKSEREIFKLLISVSGVGTSTARVMLSSLQPKEVINAIATGDVPTIQSVKGIGAKTAQRVILDLKDKVLKVMGDDEVLMTPNNTNKEEALSALEILGYNRRQAGKVVEKILKDDPESTVESIIKMALKKL, encoded by the coding sequence ATGATTCATCACCTCAAGGGTCAGTTAATAGAAAAAAATCCCACCTATGTGGTTATTGGATGTAACGGAATAGGATATACCGTAAATATTTCCCTGCATACGTTTTCACTAATTCCTGAATCTGAAGCGATCAGTCTTTATACTTATCTACAGGTAAAGGAAGATTCGCACACCTTATACGGTTTTATTGAAAAATCTGAAAGAGAGATCTTTAAACTTCTAATTTCCGTTTCTGGTGTAGGCACAAGCACGGCTCGCGTAATGCTGTCTTCCTTGCAACCAAAGGAGGTGATCAATGCAATTGCGACCGGTGATGTTCCTACCATCCAGAGTGTGAAAGGTATCGGCGCCAAAACAGCTCAAAGAGTCATTCTTGATCTCAAGGATAAAGTGCTTAAGGTGATGGGCGATGATGAAGTTTTAATGACTCCGAACAATACAAATAAGGAAGAAGCGTTATCAGCTTTAGAGATCTTGGGTTACAATAGACGCCAGGCTGGCAAGGTTGTAGAAAAGATTCTGAAGGATGATCCTGAATCCACCGTAGAATCTATTATAAAAATGGCTCTTAAAAAGCTGTAA
- a CDS encoding energy transducer TonB, whose protein sequence is MIKSLFLALFLVPVYTFAQNLSINEVDSPPLIKGYCEEDPSEECFTISISQFMNSNAKIADIIKSKESGKAYIQFTVNETGEIINVRSRSKFPTIARVAEDAVKELTIAQPAMLNNQPVAITYTLPFKFRSLEIGNDSARILGDGDFANITDVNEVATPPEFRGYDAGIRNIVDRYKYDLRMKLRQMSYEDKQIDLLKISLIIEENGEISRKMVIHPKRKLQNIVKAEVDRIVIEQAATNKNGENEKVLISYDFST, encoded by the coding sequence ATGATCAAAAGTCTGTTTTTAGCACTTTTCCTGGTGCCTGTGTATACATTTGCGCAAAATCTATCCATAAACGAGGTAGACAGTCCACCACTTATAAAGGGATACTGCGAAGAAGACCCTTCGGAAGAATGTTTTACCATTTCTATAAGTCAGTTTATGAACAGTAATGCTAAAATTGCTGACATCATTAAATCGAAAGAATCGGGAAAGGCGTATATCCAGTTTACGGTGAATGAAACGGGAGAGATCATTAATGTACGATCACGATCCAAATTCCCCACCATCGCCCGGGTAGCAGAAGATGCAGTGAAAGAATTGACGATCGCTCAACCTGCAATGTTAAATAACCAACCCGTAGCGATCACTTACACCTTGCCGTTTAAATTTAGAAGCCTTGAAATAGGGAATGATAGCGCCAGAATTTTAGGGGATGGAGATTTTGCAAACATAACCGATGTGAATGAAGTAGCAACTCCACCTGAGTTTCGAGGCTACGACGCAGGAATTAGAAATATAGTAGATCGCTATAAGTATGATCTTAGAATGAAACTCAGGCAAATGAGTTATGAAGACAAACAAATTGATCTACTGAAAATTTCATTGATCATCGAAGAGAATGGGGAGATCTCCAGAAAAATGGTAATTCATCCCAAGCGTAAACTTCAGAATATTGTAAAAGCTGAAGTAGATAGGATCGTGATCGAGCAAGCAGCTACAAATAAGAATGGAGAAAATGAAAAAGTACTTATTTCTTATGACTTCTCGACTTAG
- the sprA gene encoding cell surface protein SprA translates to MVFSIDAISQEAPQDTIQAGFALGELQLPDPQSIESRYEYDPILNRYFYRKRVGHINIGLPLVLTPQEYEDLVLEEEMRNYFKLKNDALSGRKEGTEDIQRDLLPDFYVNNNLFESIFGGSEINIVPQGSVEIDLGLLYTKQDNPAFSPRNRSNLSFDFDQRISLSMLGQIGERLQVTANYDTESTFDFQNQLKLEYTPNEDDIVQKIEVGNVNMPFNNALIQGAQSLFGFKTELQFGKTRITGVFSEQKSERRTVNVEGGATVEEFAKFALDYDADRHFFLAHYFRDTYDEALRNYPFINTNIQIKRIQVWVTNRTNNIQNIQDTRNIVAIQDLGESNVPGNIGLDTPPGGFFNQPAGAFPDNLVNDFNPFGINGNGESVLNQAIRDIATVDQGFGTITVSEGTDYAKLENARQLKPSEYTVNTQLGYISLNQRLSNDEVLGVAFQYTINGEVFQVGEFANDGVNATNDPGTEESTTGTNSRASQNLVVKLLKSTITNVQEPIWDLMMKNIYSLNAYQLEREDFRMNILYTDPQPLNYIKPVEGTSLPADVNETPLLRVFRLDELNTNNDPINDGDGFFDYVQQITIDPQNGNIIFTTVEPFGEHLFRKLDENPNAGSEDYNIPETWNANQEKYVFRAMYRTTKTQAEQEEADKNKFQLKGRYKSAEVEGIPIGFNLPPGSVTVTAGGRILQEGVDYVVNYELGRVQILDEGLLASNIPIQVNTENNALFGQQTKRFTGLNVEHQFNENFLIGGTFINLKERPLTQKANYSYEPINNTILGLNLNYSTEVPFLTRLVNKLPNIDTDVMSNVSVRGEFAYLLPGSPNSNDFDGEATTYIDDFEAAQTAIDINNPLAWELSSVPVGFGGELANGDLSAGYRRAKMSWYTIDPIFYSNNRPDGISDSDISSYSTRRVALNEIFPNTDVVQGQPQVVYTMDVNYKPSVRGPYNYNPAAAGGNTLPVPRNNFAGITRPINTTNFEQTNVEYIQFWVMDPYIYAENANKSDGLINFNLGNISEDVLKDGRKQYENGLPEGEGEANVITSAFGNTPADNSLVYAFDSEGAGRTLQDAGFDGLLDAEEALKFPDYGNLADPSADNYEYFLNRDGSVLDRYLDYNGTEGNSPTDVSDTNRGNTTLPTTEDINRDNTMNTINSYFEYKIPFFRGMNIDNNKYITDVKELTTTLRNGQDLPVRWVQFKVPIFEPTNAIGGIADFRSIRFIRMFLSDFQDETILRFGTMDLVRGDYRRYNQSLFEDSGQLENPNTSFEVNAVNIEENENRQPIPYRLPPGVQREQLYQNNTSLRQNEQSLSLSVCDLEPQDARAVYKNFQIDMRQYKNLEMFLHAESVINRQPLKDGQLVAFVRMGTDFSDNFYQVEIPLSPTLFGASTAEEIWPEVNRMNLELDLLQQVKTSVLGDPTLNSTDLNFFTEDLQEVDAEAPYDMGRLRIGVKGNPSFGNIRLLMVGVKNGTREDGVTDLCGEVWFNELRLSDLKNEGGWAGVVSMDSNLADFANISATGRRSTVGFGALGQGPNQRSREDLQQYDVVTNLNMGQLLPQKWGVKIPVNYSRGEELITPKYDQEFLDVELDTRLDNIEDPAQRDAVEKQSQSYTKRQSINVIGLRKERTGERTPMPYDIENFAFATSYNQVDHRDFEIEESIDQSVRVGGTYEFSFPQKSLEPLKNLAVLDSSDYFAIFRDFNINYLPTNINASSNIFRQYNQQKFRSLDLSDSDIGIPTLYQRNFLFDWQYGINYNLTRSLSFAFNASNNRIIRNYIDDEGFADDSIGVWDDFFNIGEPNQHFQTLQVNYDLPFEKIPVLKFVNATYSYTGDFQWQRGSQRFQQLEDIPTIGNSVQNSNTHQINASLNLQDLYNYVGLVQKKNNSAGKSIQERSRGIPTLGPPSEEDEEVEEKPRPKTNKGYNTLIGIATGLKTFQVNYRNSRGIFLPGYTESVGFMGTFRPTAGFTFGFQDDIRQMAAERGWLTLFQNFNQQFSAVKNEQLDYQAGFGFIPDLTIELTGRKNEAENYSENYRVDPVSMDYQSLTPYTYGNFNISTLLIATSFQQSNEASSEAFQNFRANRIEVARRIASERGLDPTDVDEEGFPRGIGKTNQAVLLPAFIAAYSGKDAESIQLGAFRNVPIPNWNLKYTGLMRFEWFRDKFRRFSINHGYRADYTLNQYQTNLDYDPADPEALNQAGDFKNTVLFSNLVLTELFTPLALIDFETKNSIQIMAKMEKDRSLAFSFDNNLLTEYSGNEYTLGLGYRLRDLKIATALGGRRRVLSSDLNFRTDVSYRKNRTIVRYLDLANNQTISGQDIWSINFKADYAFTRNLTARFYYDHTFSEYAVSTAFPQTTIRSGFTLIYNFGN, encoded by the coding sequence ATGGTGTTTTCTATAGACGCCATTTCCCAGGAGGCTCCTCAGGACACCATCCAGGCGGGCTTTGCTCTAGGTGAGCTTCAGCTCCCAGATCCACAATCTATAGAGTCCAGGTACGAATATGATCCTATCCTCAACCGTTATTTTTACAGGAAACGCGTAGGACATATCAACATAGGACTGCCATTAGTCCTTACTCCACAGGAATATGAAGACCTCGTGCTGGAAGAAGAAATGCGTAATTATTTTAAGCTGAAAAATGACGCGCTTTCTGGTAGAAAGGAAGGAACTGAAGATATTCAGCGTGATCTTTTACCAGATTTCTATGTCAATAATAATCTATTTGAAAGCATTTTTGGTGGTTCTGAAATCAATATCGTTCCGCAGGGATCGGTAGAAATAGATCTTGGACTTCTCTATACCAAACAGGATAACCCGGCATTTTCTCCAAGGAACAGAAGCAACTTATCTTTTGATTTTGACCAGCGGATTAGTCTTTCCATGCTGGGACAAATTGGAGAGCGTCTTCAGGTTACCGCGAATTATGATACTGAGTCAACTTTCGATTTTCAAAATCAGTTGAAACTTGAGTATACACCAAACGAGGATGATATCGTTCAAAAAATTGAAGTAGGTAACGTAAATATGCCTTTTAACAATGCACTTATTCAGGGTGCGCAGAGTCTTTTCGGTTTTAAAACCGAACTTCAGTTTGGGAAAACTAGGATCACCGGAGTATTTTCAGAACAGAAGTCGGAGCGACGTACGGTTAATGTGGAAGGTGGGGCAACCGTAGAGGAATTTGCCAAATTTGCCCTGGATTATGATGCCGATAGGCATTTTTTCCTTGCGCACTACTTCCGCGATACTTATGATGAAGCGCTAAGAAACTATCCGTTTATCAATACCAATATTCAGATCAAGAGGATACAGGTTTGGGTCACGAACAGAACCAACAATATTCAGAATATTCAGGATACGCGAAATATCGTAGCCATCCAGGATCTTGGGGAATCTAATGTTCCCGGGAATATTGGACTGGATACTCCGCCGGGCGGATTTTTCAATCAGCCAGCAGGAGCTTTTCCAGATAACCTTGTAAATGATTTTAATCCCTTCGGTATAAATGGCAATGGGGAATCTGTGCTTAATCAGGCTATCAGAGATATCGCTACTGTAGACCAGGGATTTGGAACAATAACTGTTTCCGAAGGAACCGACTATGCAAAACTGGAAAATGCGCGACAACTAAAACCTTCAGAATATACCGTTAATACTCAGCTTGGATATATTAGTTTGAATCAACGTTTAAGCAACGATGAGGTGCTTGGGGTTGCATTTCAGTATACGATCAATGGCGAGGTTTTCCAGGTTGGTGAATTTGCGAATGATGGAGTGAATGCTACCAACGATCCCGGAACTGAAGAATCAACTACCGGAACTAATTCCAGGGCTAGTCAGAATCTTGTGGTTAAGTTGCTTAAAAGTACGATTACCAATGTTCAGGAGCCTATCTGGGACCTGATGATGAAGAACATTTATAGTCTTAATGCGTATCAGCTGGAACGTGAAGATTTTAGAATGAATATTCTGTATACAGATCCTCAGCCATTAAACTATATAAAACCTGTTGAAGGAACCTCGCTGCCTGCAGATGTGAATGAAACTCCATTATTGCGGGTTTTCAGGCTGGATGAATTAAATACCAATAATGACCCGATCAATGATGGGGATGGGTTTTTTGACTATGTTCAGCAAATTACCATCGATCCTCAAAATGGTAATATCATCTTTACTACGGTAGAACCTTTCGGGGAACACCTCTTCCGAAAACTGGATGAGAATCCCAACGCAGGTAGTGAAGATTATAATATCCCGGAAACCTGGAATGCAAACCAGGAAAAATATGTTTTTCGTGCTATGTATCGTACTACGAAAACCCAGGCAGAGCAGGAAGAGGCAGATAAGAACAAATTCCAGTTAAAGGGTCGATATAAGTCGGCTGAGGTAGAAGGTATTCCAATTGGATTCAATCTACCGCCTGGATCGGTTACTGTAACTGCGGGAGGAAGGATCCTTCAGGAAGGAGTGGATTATGTAGTGAATTACGAACTTGGAAGAGTCCAGATCCTTGATGAGGGCTTGCTTGCTTCCAATATTCCAATCCAGGTAAATACGGAAAATAATGCTTTATTCGGTCAGCAGACCAAGCGATTTACCGGGCTTAATGTAGAACATCAGTTCAATGAAAATTTCCTTATTGGGGGGACTTTTATTAACCTTAAAGAGCGCCCTTTAACTCAGAAAGCGAATTACAGCTACGAGCCAATCAACAATACAATTCTTGGTTTAAACCTGAATTACAGTACAGAAGTTCCATTTTTAACGAGGCTGGTGAATAAACTTCCAAATATTGATACAGACGTTATGTCTAATGTATCTGTGCGTGGAGAATTTGCCTATTTGCTGCCAGGATCTCCTAATTCCAACGATTTTGATGGAGAGGCTACTACTTATATAGATGATTTTGAAGCTGCACAAACGGCAATTGATATTAATAATCCCCTGGCGTGGGAACTGTCCAGTGTTCCGGTTGGTTTTGGTGGCGAACTTGCGAATGGAGATCTGAGTGCAGGTTACAGAAGAGCGAAAATGAGCTGGTATACAATAGATCCAATTTTCTATAGTAACAACAGGCCAGATGGGATCAGCGATTCAGATATTTCAAGTTATTCGACCAGAAGGGTTGCGCTGAATGAGATCTTTCCAAATACAGATGTAGTGCAGGGTCAGCCGCAAGTTGTTTACACAATGGATGTGAATTATAAACCCTCGGTTCGTGGTCCTTACAATTATAATCCTGCAGCAGCTGGTGGGAATACGCTACCTGTACCTAGAAATAATTTCGCGGGAATCACCCGTCCTATAAATACGACCAATTTCGAGCAAACCAATGTGGAGTATATCCAGTTCTGGGTAATGGATCCTTATATATATGCTGAAAATGCTAATAAAAGCGACGGACTCATAAACTTTAACCTGGGAAATATTTCTGAAGATGTACTGAAGGATGGACGAAAACAATATGAAAACGGACTACCCGAAGGTGAAGGCGAAGCCAATGTGATCACCTCTGCATTCGGAAATACTCCGGCAGATAATTCACTAGTGTATGCATTTGATTCTGAAGGAGCTGGAAGAACGCTTCAGGATGCAGGTTTCGACGGTCTACTTGATGCTGAAGAAGCATTGAAATTCCCGGATTATGGAAACCTTGCCGATCCTTCCGCAGATAATTACGAGTATTTCCTGAATCGGGATGGCAGTGTTTTAGATCGATACCTGGATTATAATGGAACTGAAGGCAACTCACCAACAGATGTTTCTGATACTAATAGAGGTAATACCACATTACCTACTACTGAAGATATTAACCGGGATAACACGATGAATACCATCAATAGTTATTTCGAATATAAGATCCCTTTTTTCCGGGGGATGAATATTGATAATAACAAGTACATCACAGACGTTAAGGAATTAACGACCACACTTCGAAATGGGCAGGATCTGCCGGTGCGTTGGGTGCAGTTTAAAGTGCCAATTTTTGAACCCACCAATGCCATTGGAGGTATCGCAGATTTTAGGTCCATTCGTTTTATAAGAATGTTCCTTAGCGACTTTCAGGATGAAACCATCCTTAGATTTGGAACTATGGATCTTGTTCGGGGAGACTACAGGAGGTATAACCAGAGCTTATTTGAGGATTCAGGGCAATTGGAGAACCCAAATACTTCCTTTGAAGTAAATGCTGTGAATATAGAAGAAAACGAGAACAGGCAACCTATTCCTTATCGATTGCCTCCGGGAGTTCAAAGAGAACAGCTGTATCAAAATAATACCAGCTTACGTCAAAACGAACAATCACTTTCCTTAAGCGTTTGTGATCTGGAACCTCAGGATGCCCGTGCGGTTTATAAGAATTTCCAGATCGATATGCGGCAGTATAAGAATCTTGAAATGTTCCTGCATGCTGAATCTGTAATTAACCGCCAGCCGCTTAAGGATGGACAGTTGGTCGCATTTGTTAGAATGGGAACAGATTTTAGTGACAACTTCTACCAGGTGGAAATACCCTTGTCACCAACACTTTTTGGTGCTTCTACTGCGGAAGAGATCTGGCCGGAAGTGAACAGAATGAACCTGGAACTGGATCTGTTACAACAGGTAAAAACTTCAGTACTGGGAGATCCAACTTTGAATTCAACCGACTTGAATTTCTTTACTGAAGATCTTCAGGAAGTAGATGCTGAAGCTCCCTATGATATGGGGAGATTACGTATTGGAGTAAAAGGAAATCCAAGTTTTGGAAACATAAGGTTGCTCATGGTTGGAGTAAAAAATGGAACCAGGGAAGATGGGGTCACCGATCTTTGCGGAGAAGTGTGGTTTAACGAATTAAGACTTTCAGACCTTAAAAATGAAGGGGGCTGGGCCGGAGTGGTAAGTATGGATAGTAATCTTGCAGATTTCGCCAATATTTCAGCTACAGGACGACGAAGTACGGTAGGATTTGGAGCTTTAGGACAGGGGCCTAACCAGAGAAGCAGGGAAGATCTTCAACAATATGATGTGGTTACAAACCTAAATATGGGACAGTTGCTTCCGCAGAAATGGGGTGTGAAAATACCTGTGAACTATAGCCGGGGAGAGGAGTTGATCACGCCAAAATACGATCAGGAATTTCTGGATGTGGAGTTGGACACAAGACTTGATAATATTGAGGACCCGGCACAAAGAGATGCGGTAGAGAAGCAGTCACAATCCTATACCAAAAGACAGAGCATAAACGTAATTGGGCTAAGAAAAGAGCGTACCGGGGAACGAACTCCGATGCCCTATGATATTGAGAATTTTGCTTTTGCTACTTCCTACAATCAGGTAGACCATCGGGATTTCGAGATCGAAGAAAGTATCGATCAAAGTGTTAGAGTAGGTGGAACTTATGAATTTAGTTTTCCGCAGAAAAGCCTGGAGCCTTTAAAGAATCTGGCAGTTCTGGACAGCAGTGATTATTTCGCCATTTTCAGAGATTTTAATATTAATTACCTGCCAACTAACATCAATGCGAGTTCAAATATCTTCAGGCAGTATAATCAGCAAAAGTTCCGTTCTCTGGATCTTAGTGATAGCGATATAGGAATACCAACCCTATACCAACGTAACTTCCTGTTCGACTGGCAGTATGGAATCAACTATAATTTGACCAGGTCTTTGAGTTTTGCGTTTAACGCAAGCAATAACAGGATTATAAGAAATTATATAGATGATGAAGGTTTTGCTGATGATTCTATAGGAGTATGGGATGACTTTTTTAATATTGGAGAACCAAATCAGCATTTCCAAACACTTCAGGTGAATTATGACCTGCCTTTTGAAAAGATACCAGTCTTAAAGTTCGTGAACGCCACTTATTCTTATACCGGAGACTTTCAATGGCAGCGAGGATCTCAGCGATTCCAGCAGTTAGAGGATATTCCGACGATAGGAAACAGTGTTCAGAATTCCAATACGCACCAGATCAATGCCAGTTTAAATCTTCAGGATCTATATAATTATGTTGGTTTAGTTCAGAAGAAGAATAACAGTGCCGGGAAAAGTATTCAGGAACGGAGCAGGGGAATTCCAACACTTGGTCCACCTTCCGAAGAAGATGAAGAGGTGGAGGAAAAACCTAGGCCAAAAACCAATAAAGGATATAATACACTTATCGGGATCGCTACAGGATTGAAAACTTTTCAGGTCAACTATCGCAATAGCCGCGGGATATTTCTTCCAGGTTATACAGAGAGTGTTGGCTTTATGGGAACCTTCAGGCCAACCGCTGGATTTACTTTTGGTTTTCAGGATGATATCAGGCAAATGGCGGCAGAAAGAGGTTGGCTTACGTTATTCCAGAATTTCAATCAGCAGTTTTCCGCAGTGAAAAATGAGCAACTGGATTACCAGGCAGGTTTTGGTTTTATACCAGATCTTACCATTGAACTTACCGGGAGAAAGAACGAGGCCGAGAATTATTCTGAAAATTATCGTGTAGATCCTGTGAGTATGGATTATCAATCGCTTACTCCTTACACCTACGGGAACTTCAATATTTCAACATTATTGATCGCGACAAGTTTCCAGCAGTCTAATGAAGCCAGTTCTGAAGCATTTCAGAATTTCAGGGCGAACAGAATTGAGGTTGCCAGAAGAATTGCCAGCGAACGTGGTTTGGATCCTACAGATGTGGATGAAGAAGGTTTTCCAAGAGGTATTGGTAAAACAAATCAAGCGGTATTGTTGCCGGCATTCATCGCTGCATATTCTGGAAAGGATGCAGAAAGTATTCAATTGGGAGCTTTTAGAAATGTGCCTATTCCAAACTGGAATCTTAAGTATACAGGATTAATGCGTTTCGAGTGGTTCCGGGATAAGTTCCGAAGATTTTCCATAAACCATGGGTATCGTGCAGATTATACATTGAACCAGTACCAGACAAACCTTGATTATGATCCTGCAGATCCTGAAGCATTGAACCAGGCAGGTGATTTTAAAAATACTGTTCTTTTCTCAAACCTGGTGTTAACAGAATTATTCACTCCGCTTGCACTTATCGATTTTGAAACCAAGAACAGTATACAGATCATGGCGAAAATGGAGAAAGATCGCTCGCTCGCTTTCAGTTTTGATAATAACCTGCTTACAGAATACAGCGGAAATGAATATACTCTTGGACTCGGTTACAGATTGAGAGATCTAAAGATCGCAACGGCACTTGGAGGAAGAAGAAGAGTACTTAGTAGTGATCTTAATTTCAGGACCGATGTTAGTTATCGTAAGAACCGAACGATTGTAAGGTATCTGGATCTTGCTAATAATCAAACAATCTCGGGACAGGATATCTGGTCTATCAATTTCAAGGCAGATTATGCATTTACCAGGAACCTCACGGCGAGATTCTATTATGACCATACATTCTCTGAATATGCAGTTTCAACAGCATTTCCACAAACGACGATTCGATCTGGTTTTACCCTGATCTATAATTTCGGAAATTAA
- a CDS encoding NADP-dependent malic enzyme produces MSNTSRKRREALVYHAKPKPGKIEVVPTKKYATQRDLSLAYSPGVAEPCLEIEKDRENVYKYTTKGNLVAVISNGTAVLGLGDIGPEASKPVMEGKGLLFKIFADIDVFDIEVDTKDVDKFIETVKNIAPTFGGINLEDIKAPEAFEIEQRLKAELDIPVMHDDQHGTAIISAAALLNALELAKKKMSKVKIVISGAGAAAVSCTKLYKAFGAKAENIVMLDSKGVIRKDRPNLSEEKAEFATARKIDTLDEAMKDADVFVGLSIANIVSPAMLKSMAKRPIVFAMANPNPEIDYNLAMDTRKDIIMATGRSDHPNQVNNVLGFPFIFRGALDVRATKINEEMKKAAVKALAELAKEAVPEQVNIAYGETRLNFGPDYIIPKPFDPRLIAKVPPAVAKAAMESGVAREGIDDWQRYEEELLERMGNENKITRLLQNRAKTNPKRIVFAEADHLDVLKAAQIVNDEGIGFPILLGRSEVIKELMAEIDFQEDDVVIIDPKSDDEEENRKKYAYKYWETRHRSGVTKYDAEKLLRERNYFAAMMVNEGDADALLSGYSRAYPTVVKPMLELIGLADGVSRVAATNVMNTSRGPLFISDTSINIDPSAKDLAKIAQMTARTVQLFGMEPVIAMVSYANFGSSKHPRATKVKEAVSYLHRFHPELSVDGELQADFALNREMLQNKFPFSKLAGKKVNTLIYPDLDSANSTYKLIKELNNVDSIGPIMMGMKKPVHILQLGASVEEMVNMAAVAVIDAQEKEKKANKKA; encoded by the coding sequence ATGAGTAACACTTCCAGAAAAAGAAGAGAGGCATTGGTTTACCACGCTAAACCTAAGCCCGGGAAAATTGAAGTTGTACCAACTAAGAAATATGCCACGCAAAGAGACCTTTCTCTGGCTTATTCTCCAGGTGTAGCTGAGCCATGTCTAGAGATTGAAAAAGATAGGGAGAATGTTTACAAATATACTACCAAAGGAAACCTGGTGGCTGTGATTTCTAATGGTACTGCCGTTCTGGGTCTTGGGGATATAGGTCCAGAAGCATCAAAGCCGGTGATGGAAGGAAAAGGTCTTCTTTTTAAGATCTTTGCAGATATTGATGTTTTCGATATCGAAGTAGACACAAAAGACGTAGATAAGTTCATAGAAACGGTTAAGAATATTGCGCCTACTTTCGGCGGAATCAACCTGGAAGATATCAAAGCTCCTGAAGCATTTGAAATTGAACAACGCTTAAAAGCAGAACTGGATATTCCGGTTATGCATGATGATCAGCATGGAACCGCGATCATTTCAGCAGCAGCATTGCTGAATGCTTTGGAGCTGGCTAAGAAAAAGATGAGCAAAGTGAAGATCGTCATTAGTGGAGCAGGAGCCGCTGCAGTTTCATGTACCAAGCTGTACAAGGCTTTTGGTGCCAAAGCTGAAAACATCGTGATGCTTGATAGTAAAGGTGTTATTAGAAAAGACAGACCAAATCTTTCCGAAGAAAAAGCAGAATTCGCTACTGCCCGTAAGATCGACACATTGGATGAAGCAATGAAGGATGCCGATGTATTCGTGGGTCTTTCTATTGCAAATATTGTAAGTCCGGCAATGCTTAAAAGCATGGCGAAAAGACCTATCGTTTTTGCAATGGCCAATCCTAATCCAGAGATCGATTACAACCTGGCGATGGATACCAGGAAAGATATCATCATGGCGACAGGTAGAAGCGATCATCCAAACCAGGTGAATAATGTTCTTGGTTTTCCATTTATCTTCCGTGGAGCACTAGATGTACGCGCGACCAAGATCAATGAAGAAATGAAAAAAGCCGCTGTGAAAGCACTGGCAGAATTGGCTAAAGAAGCGGTGCCGGAGCAGGTGAATATTGCATATGGCGAAACCAGGTTAAATTTTGGACCTGATTATATTATTCCGAAGCCTTTCGATCCGAGATTGATTGCTAAAGTCCCGCCTGCAGTTGCCAAAGCTGCCATGGAAAGTGGGGTTGCCCGGGAAGGGATCGATGACTGGCAACGTTACGAGGAAGAGTTACTGGAACGTATGGGTAATGAGAACAAGATCACCCGTTTGTTGCAAAACCGTGCTAAAACAAACCCTAAACGAATCGTTTTTGCTGAAGCAGATCATCTTGATGTTCTTAAAGCTGCACAGATCGTAAACGATGAAGGAATTGGATTCCCAATCCTTCTTGGACGAAGTGAAGTGATCAAGGAATTAATGGCTGAGATCGATTTTCAGGAAGATGATGTGGTCATTATTGACCCAAAATCTGATGATGAAGAGGAAAACAGGAAAAAATACGCTTACAAATACTGGGAAACCAGGCATAGAAGTGGCGTAACTAAATACGATGCCGAAAAATTACTAAGAGAACGGAATTATTTTGCCGCGATGATGGTCAATGAAGGAGATGCAGATGCATTACTTTCAGGATATTCCAGAGCTTACCCAACGGTGGTAAAACCTATGCTGGAACTTATTGGGCTGGCAGATGGCGTTTCCAGGGTAGCGGCAACGAACGTGATGAATACTTCCAGAGGTCCGCTATTTATTAGTGATACTTCGATTAATATAGATCCTTCAGCTAAAGATCTTGCCAAGATCGCACAAATGACAGCACGTACGGTTCAGTTATTTGGAATGGAACCTGTAATCGCAATGGTATCTTACGCAAACTTCGGATCTTCTAAACACCCAAGAGCGACCAAAGTAAAAGAAGCAGTTTCTTACCTGCACAGGTTTCACCCGGAACTTAGTGTTGACGGAGAATTGCAGGCAGATTTCGCTTTGAATCGTGAGATGCTTCAGAATAAATTCCCTTTTTCAAAACTTGCCGGTAAGAAGGTAAATACATTAATTTATCCAGACCTGGATTCTGCTAACAGTACTTATAAGCTTATCAAAGAACTTAACAATGTAGATTCTATAGGCCCGATCATGATGGGAATGAAGAAACCTGTTCATATTCTTCAGCTTGGAGCAAGTGTAGAGGAAATGGTGAATATGGCTGCAGTAGCGGTCATAGATGCACAGGAGAAAGAAAAGAAGGCTAACAAAAAAGCTTAA